From the Nodularia sp. NIES-3585 genome, one window contains:
- the hslO gene encoding Hsp33 family molecular chaperone HslO: MADQLIRATAADGGIRAVGVITTRLTEEARQRHKLSYVATAALGRGMSAGLLMASSMKRPGSRVNVRVKGDGPLGGILVDAGLDGTVRGYVANPFVELPPNEKGKLDVGRAVGNGYLYVVRDIGYGYPYSSTVELVSGEIGDDVAHYLVTSEQTPSALVLGVFVGASGVMASGGLLVQVLPKAARDEALVETLESRMSSLSGFTPLLQAGKTLPEIFNDLLGDMGLSIFPERQMLRFHCGCSFDRVLGALKILGEEELQDMIIKDDGAEAICEFCGEVYQASSNHLAQLIVDLQTESSVSG; the protein is encoded by the coding sequence ATGGCTGACCAATTAATTCGTGCCACAGCTGCCGACGGTGGAATTCGTGCCGTGGGTGTGATTACCACTCGTTTAACAGAAGAAGCACGGCAACGTCACAAGTTGTCCTATGTGGCAACGGCGGCACTGGGACGGGGGATGTCGGCGGGCTTATTAATGGCTTCTAGTATGAAGCGTCCTGGTTCTAGGGTCAATGTCCGGGTAAAGGGTGATGGACCTTTGGGTGGTATCTTAGTAGATGCTGGCTTGGATGGAACAGTCCGCGGCTATGTCGCCAACCCATTTGTAGAATTGCCTCCGAATGAAAAAGGTAAACTAGATGTTGGTCGTGCAGTTGGAAACGGTTATCTCTATGTAGTGCGAGATATTGGTTATGGCTACCCTTACTCTAGTACGGTGGAATTAGTATCGGGAGAAATAGGCGATGATGTAGCTCATTACTTAGTAACTTCTGAACAAACACCTTCAGCTTTGGTTTTAGGTGTATTTGTAGGGGCGAGTGGTGTAATGGCTTCTGGAGGGCTACTAGTGCAAGTTTTGCCGAAAGCGGCCAGAGATGAAGCTCTAGTGGAAACACTAGAATCACGGATGTCTAGTTTGTCTGGGTTTACACCGTTGTTACAAGCTGGTAAGACGTTGCCAGAAATTTTTAATGACTTATTAGGAGACATGGGTCTGTCAATATTTCCTGAACGTCAAATGTTGCGCTTCCACTGTGGTTGTTCTTTTGACCGTGTACTGGGAGCATTAAAAATCCTGGGAGAAGAGGAATTGCAAGACATGATTATTAAAGATGATGGTGCTGAGGCAATTTGTGAATTTTGCGGTGAAGTTTATCAGGCTAGCAGTAATCACTTGGCGCAGCTAATTGTTGATTTGCAAACAGAATCTTCAGTTTCTGGTTAA